Genomic DNA from Selenomonas sp. oral taxon 126:
TCTTTCCCGCCCTCTGCGCCACTCTGCTCGCGTGGCGAAAGTCTGCGCCCGACGTGCGCGACCTGCCGTGGCGCGACGAGCCGACGCCGTATCACGTCTGGATCTCCGAGATCATGCTTCAGCAGACGCGCGCCGCCGTCGTGCGCGCCTACTATCTGCGTTTCCTCGATGCCCTGCCGAGCGTCCGCGACCTCGCCGCCGTGGACGACGACGCACTCATGAAGCTCTGGCAGGGACTCGGCTACTACAGCCGTGCGCGCAACCTCAAACGCGCGGCACAGGTGATTGTCGCAGAGCACGGCGGCGATCTGCCGAACGACTTCGACGCACTGCTCGCCCTCCCCGGCATCGGACGCTATACGGCGAGCGCAATTTCCTCATTCGCCTACGGCGCGCCGCGCCCCGCAGTCGACGGCAACTTCCTGCGTGTCGCCGCGCGCGTCACGGCGAATCCCATCGACATTGCAAAGGACGCATCGAAGCGCGCACTCGAAGCCGCGCTCGCGCCCTCCTATCCGACGAGACGCGACGCAGGACTCCTCAACGAGGCATTCATGGATCTCGGCGCGACCATCTGTCTGCCGAACGGCGCACCGCTCTGCCACAGCTGTCCCGCCGCACGCCTCTGCCTCGCGCATGAATACGGCACGGAGCAGAACTATCCCGTCAAGACCGCACTCAAGGCGCGCCGCAAGGAGCAGCGCACCGTCCTTCTCCTCTCCTGCGGCGGGCAAATTGCCATACGAAAAAGACCCGCGCGGGGTCTCCTCGCGGGTCTCTGGGAATATCCGAATCTCGACGGAAAACTGACGAAGCGTGCCGTGCGCGCACATCTCGAAGCGGAGGGCTATCACGTCCTCGCCATCGCACCGCTGCCGCCCGCGCGCCACATCTTTTCACATATTGAATGGAATCTGACGGGCTGGGCGGTCAGCGTCGCAGAATGGAACGAACCGCCGCTGATGGCGGCAGAGGAGATAGACGGCGCGCCCGCCCCACTTCTCTGGGTGCGCCGTGAGGAACTTGCGGACAAGTACAGCATCCCCGCTGCATTCGGCTACTTTACGCCGAAATAAAAAGTGCAGCTGCTGCACGAAGGTCGAAATGACTCCGTGCTGTAGCTGCGCTTTTTCTATGGCTGAAAGATCAGTGTTTTTTCAAACCAGAGTTTGATCGGGTAGCCCTGATAGACGATCGGGGCAAAGCGCATCCGCCAGAACGCCTCGTCTGCCGCCTGACGGAAGCCAAGATTCGGTGCATCAGTCAGTATGCGCACAGATTCAATGCTGCCATCCGTGCCAACGAGCACGCGCCCCGTGACCGAGACGGTCTCAGAGTAGCCAAGAGAACGCGCCTCTTCTGGATAATACGCCTCTGCATCGCGCAGGATTTGGTAAGAAATCCCTGCGGCAGATGCCGCCGTATATGAGCCGTCTCCATTATCAGAGAATCCAGCTCCCAATCCCGACGCCTGACCTATTCCGCTGCCTCCTGCAGCAGATGAGGCTCCGTTATCCTCTCTGCCATCTGACGAGACTCCGCCAGATGTAGGTATTGCATCCGAACTCTGTTCGCCGCTTGGCGCAGCAACAATAGATGCAATCGCATGCTCCACAGGCGGAACCACGCGATCAAGCTCCTGCATTGTCGGAGCACTAGCAGCCTTTATACTGGGCAGCATACTTTGTGCCGACATGTCCGCATGGCTGCTCTCCCGTTTTACTTCCTCGATCTCCCCCGCGCCGCCAGCACTTCCTTCATTCGCCGAACTCTCTACTGCCGCCGCGACCTGCGTCTCCGATAGGAAGCCAACCTGCAGAGGTGTACTCGGCAGCGGCGGCGAGGCGAACCAGTCCAGTCCGATAAGAAGCAATATGCCTATAATACCGACATGTACAGCGAGTGACAAACCGCCGTAAATTTTCCATGAACGCGTATGCATCGTCTCACCCCGGTGTATTGGTCGCAATGTAGACCTTCTCAATACCGAGGCGCTTCACCACATCCATGATCTGCACAACCGTCCCATAGGACGCCGCCGTATCGCCGCGCAGGATGACAGAGATATCCTCTCCACGAGCTGCATCCTCCGTGAGGCGCGCGGTAAGCTCGCGCAGACTCATCAGATCTCGTTCGTAGTAGATCCCGCCATCCGCCGTGATCGTGATGGGAATATTGCGCGTCATGCTGACCTTTGCACTCTCCGCCTGCGGCAGTGTAAGCGGCATACTCTTCTGCACGACCATCGAGAGCATGCTCATCATGAAGAAAACGAGCAGAAAGAAAATGATGTCAATCATCGGAATGATCATCAGCTGCGGGCGTTCCTCCTGCGGCAGAAGGTCAAGCTTCACCGCGCTCACCTCCCACATGCGCCAGATACATCGTGGCAGAGTACTCCACATCCGCTATGATGCCGTTCGCCCGATGCGAGAGATAGGCATAAAGACTCAGCGCAAGAATCGCGACGAGCAATCCGCTCGCCGTTGCAACCAGGGCCTCACCGACACCGCCTGTGATGGCAAACGGCTCTCCCTCGGCAACAGACAGTACGCTGAATGAGCTAATCATGCCAATGACTGTCCCCAACAGACCTAGAAGCGGCGCCATCGTCACGATCACACTCAGATACTCAAGATAACGGCGCAGCGCAAGCGCCTTTTTCTTTGCTGCCGCCTGCACGAGCTCCTCTTGCCGCACATTCTTATGGGTACGCTCCTCGAGCGCAGTCAGCAGGACCTCTCCCGCCGCACCGCCGGAGGTTCGACAGAGCTCAGCAGCACGTGCATCATCCCCTGCAGCGAGCGCCGCACAGAACNNNNNNNNNNNNNNNNNNNNNNNNNACTCCGTCGAAAAGTCTGCTGACCGCTCCTCCTGCCCCCGATAGTACGAGAAGCGTTCCAGTGCGATCATCACGCTGATGAACGAGGCAAGGCCTATCGGAATCATCGCAAGCCCGCCCTTTGCGAGCAGTTCAAAAATCTCCATCATCCCCCGCCTTTCCTTAGAAGCTATACCGTGCACCCACAAAATAGGTGCGCGGGAATCCCGGCGTAAGCGTCCACAGCCCTTCGCTTGCATACTCATAATAGGTTTTGTTGAGAACATTGGTAACGCCGCCGTACCATTCGAGATCTTCATTTTGTTTGAACTTAAAGTTCACATCCAGAAGCCCATAGGATTCTATGACGCTGCCCATCTCATTGCGCTTGGATTCTTTGACAAAATTATTATAGGAGCCAAAATATGTATACTTCGCGCCGACGCTCCACTTCTTGTCGAACGTGTAGTTTACCTGAATGATCGCCTTGTGCTTTGGTACAGCCACCAGTCCGCTGTTCGTAAAGTCGATCGCATCCTCACCATATTCGTCTAGGATGGCGCGCCCCTGCTCCGTATATGTACGGCGACCATGCAAATAGGTATACCCTTCCGTCAGATCGAGTTTGCCGAGTCGCTGCTGCAAGGTCAGCTCTACGCCGCGTCGTCTTACGTTGAACATATTAAAGGTCTTGTACTCAGGTCCGTAGGCACCGATAAAATACGGACGATTCAACTCATTGTTCGTCATAGATGCAAAGAGCGTCAGATTAACTGATGTCGCGCCGATCTTATCGCGCACGCCGATCTCGTAGAGATTGTAGTGCTCTTCCTGCGCGGTGGTCGCCTGATAGACCTTGCCCGACGGCCCTGAGTAGACCTCGTCTGCAATCTGCAAACCGTCCGGACTGGTAAAGCCGCGCTCATAGCGCACGAACACGCGTCCAATGGAGCCGTACTGATAAGCGGCGGAAAGGTCTCCCGCCGTGTTCCAGCGATGCGAGTCGGCCTTACCGCCGATCGGTCTCCTCAGCGTTCCCCCATCTTTATCGAACGACCAGATGAGATCCTCACGGCGAACGCCCTGCGTAAAGGTAAACTTACCGCGCCGCATCTGATTCAGCAAATAGAGTGCCCGCGTCTCTTTTTCATAATTGAAAGACATGAGCTTTCTCCCGGATATGTAGTCTAGATGGGATGACTGATTGAGCCAATCAAGTCCGATAAGCAGAGAATCCCTTTTGCCATACGCATAGTCAAACTTCATACGCGTACCGTAAGAATCGTGATACATACGCCCGTTGACAATTTTCGAGTTCCTATAATTTCCATCCGCATAGAAGACATCACCGCTG
This window encodes:
- a CDS encoding A/G-specific adenine glycosylase; protein product: MKILPWTGDSIFPALCATLLAWRKSAPDVRDLPWRDEPTPYHVWISEIMLQQTRAAVVRAYYLRFLDALPSVRDLAAVDDDALMKLWQGLGYYSRARNLKRAAQVIVAEHGGDLPNDFDALLALPGIGRYTASAISSFAYGAPRPAVDGNFLRVAARVTANPIDIAKDASKRALEAALAPSYPTRRDAGLLNEAFMDLGATICLPNGAPLCHSCPAARLCLAHEYGTEQNYPVKTALKARRKEQRTVLLLSCGGQIAIRKRPARGLLAGLWEYPNLDGKLTKRAVRAHLEAEGYHVLAIAPLPPARHIFSHIEWNLTGWAVSVAEWNEPPLMAAEEIDGAPAPLLWVRREELADKYSIPAAFGYFTPK
- a CDS encoding energy transducer TonB, which translates into the protein MSLAVHVGIIGILLLIGLDWFASPPLPSTPLQVGFLSETQVAAAVESSANEGSAGGAGEIEEVKRESSHADMSAQSMLPSIKAASAPTMQELDRVVPPVEHAIASIVAAPSGEQSSDAIPTSGGVSSDGREDNGASSAAGGSGIGQASGLGAGFSDNGDGSYTAASAAGISYQILRDAEAYYPEEARSLGYSETVSVTGRVLVGTDGSIESVRILTDAPNLGFRQAADEAFWRMRFAPIVYQGYPIKLWFEKTLIFQP
- a CDS encoding ExbD/TolR family protein, which codes for MKLDLLPQEERPQLMIIPMIDIIFFLLVFFMMSMLSMVVQKSMPLTLPQAESAKVSMTRNIPITITADGGIYYERDLMSLRELTARLTEDAARGEDISVILRGDTAASYGTVVQIMDVVKRLGIEKVYIATNTPG
- a CDS encoding MotA/TolQ/ExbB proton channel family protein; the encoded protein is FCAALAAGDDARAAELCRTSGGAAGEVLLTALEERTHKNVRQEELVQAAAKKKALALRRYLEYLSVIVTMAPLLGLLGTVIGMISSFSVLSVAEGEPFAITGGVGEALVATASGLLVAILALSLYAYLSHRANGIIADVEYSATMYLAHVGGERGEA
- a CDS encoding TonB-dependent receptor, with the protein product METEMKQHKRKSYRSYLSLLVCSYLTVCGGGTTVSFAADMSETQEAQSAQESASATAPIKLSDSYVRPDYVEIEKLRDTKQIIVITKKMIEEKGYKTISDVLKDQPSINVGATFWGEIDIRGQGGDQAHRNIQVLIDGAPMTTMVTHPLPNNYDYVPVEQIEKIEIIPGGGSVIYGSGAAGGIINITTNLRSMNKPQRTVTTEWNSDGYRLGFNYGDKVGEKLTVQGGYNKLERDLYFKNTYRDSDYLFAGLRYDADSDHSVTFRFSHLEEQSRFVQNISRSMVERYGRNARPSDGKYNDGDRDLNTYNLTYNQNLGGGWKFSGDVFYADGNYRNSKIVNGRMYHDSYGTRMKFDYAYGKRDSLLIGLDWLNQSSHLDYISGRKLMSFNYEKETRALYLLNQMRRGKFTFTQGVRREDLIWSFDKDGGTLRRPIGGKADSHRWNTAGDLSAAYQYGSIGRVFVRYERGFTSPDGLQIADEVYSGPSGKVYQATTAQEEHYNLYEIGVRDKIGATSVNLTLFASMTNNELNRPYFIGAYGPEYKTFNMFNVRRRGVELTLQQRLGKLDLTEGYTYLHGRRTYTEQGRAILDEYGEDAIDFTNSGLVAVPKHKAIIQVNYTFDKKWSVGAKYTYFGSYNNFVKESKRNEMGSVIESYGLLDVNFKFKQNEDLEWYGGVTNVLNKTYYEYASEGLWTLTPGFPRTYFVGARYSF